One segment of Arthrobacter sp. MMS18-M83 DNA contains the following:
- a CDS encoding ABC transporter permease, with translation MKVTGRKFSPGLDRFSGLYLWGLFVVLFSFMAPRTFPTMNTVHLLASTEAIAAIVALALLVPMVTGQFDLSIGAIANFSGILAVIVQTNGLLDPVGAILLGTAVGTAIGMLNGLIVVKLKIDSFIATLAMGSILEAFLVIVTNNREPLPVDNEFFTGLTQTSIFGFQAVFFYMIVIALIVWWLLERTPAGRYMRATGFDREAARLSGVQVDKWSFLSLTISGTICGFAGVLFVSLTGPSLGFGPSLLLPAFAAVFLGSTQLVPGRHNVWGTVLAIFVLATGVQGLQLVSGAQWVASMFNGVALIAAVGLAVVRRKKLSRPKKEKSKGKNQGGGSLSASTQPAGTQGSPSAPPAGQVSEKRVEV, from the coding sequence ATGAAAGTGACAGGAAGAAAGTTCTCGCCCGGCTTGGACAGGTTCAGCGGCCTCTACCTTTGGGGTCTGTTCGTCGTGCTGTTCTCGTTCATGGCGCCGCGCACGTTCCCCACCATGAACACGGTCCATCTTCTGGCCTCCACAGAGGCAATCGCGGCCATCGTGGCGCTGGCATTGCTGGTGCCCATGGTCACCGGCCAGTTCGATCTGTCCATCGGGGCCATTGCGAACTTCTCCGGCATCCTCGCCGTCATTGTGCAGACAAACGGTCTGCTCGACCCGGTCGGGGCAATCCTCCTGGGGACTGCGGTGGGAACCGCGATCGGCATGCTGAACGGTCTGATAGTGGTGAAGCTGAAGATCGACTCGTTCATTGCCACCTTGGCCATGGGATCGATTCTGGAGGCATTCCTGGTGATCGTGACCAATAACCGGGAGCCGCTGCCGGTTGACAATGAATTCTTTACCGGTCTGACCCAAACGAGCATCTTCGGGTTCCAAGCGGTGTTCTTCTACATGATCGTCATCGCACTCATTGTCTGGTGGCTCCTTGAGCGCACCCCGGCGGGACGCTACATGCGTGCGACCGGCTTTGACCGTGAGGCGGCCCGGCTGTCGGGTGTCCAGGTCGACAAGTGGTCATTCCTCTCGCTGACGATCTCGGGGACGATTTGCGGGTTCGCCGGCGTGCTTTTCGTATCGCTGACCGGTCCCTCCCTCGGTTTCGGGCCCTCCCTGCTGCTCCCCGCCTTCGCGGCCGTGTTCCTCGGATCCACCCAGCTGGTACCGGGCCGGCACAACGTCTGGGGGACAGTGCTCGCCATCTTCGTGCTGGCCACCGGCGTACAGGGCCTGCAGCTGGTTTCGGGAGCGCAATGGGTCGCCTCGATGTTCAACGGAGTTGCACTGATCGCGGCCGTTGGCCTGGCTGTCGTCCGCCGCAAGAAGCTGTCACGGCCGAAAAAGGAGAAGTCGAAGGGCAAGAACCAAGGCGGCGGTTCCCTCTCGGCATCAACGCAACCAGCCGGCACGCAGGGCTCCCCATCTGCCCCGCCGGCCGGGCAAGTCTCCGAGAAAAGGGTTGAGGTCTAA
- a CDS encoding sugar ABC transporter substrate-binding protein: MDKELKRAAGFPVNTRVGSSPFRKLTLGIAVAASALLMAGCATAGGAPDAKGATTADLAAAKTIADAHVAAPTTLNQSIPLKGTLPAHGKIIYLNSGLPATTLMVDAAHKAIDAIGWTFEELAYQGSNPATLRSALLTALAKGPKAVLISGDPVSAYGEDVIQQYKDAGIPLIVGSVCPLQPLGSIVQGAVGCDAEAAAGKTLADWFIADSKGVGQVLFENIPAIPSLEAFVKAFKQEVTDKCAACGVQILESTLTQVSQNQVVPTVVNTLRSKPDINYVFFDNAQFSKGITAALKAAGLNGQVKIGGRSMDQGAQGGLMDGSQVAWTAFSYPVAGYSQVDAALRAITHSDGLDKVSVLPFQLVTQESVKGTSVPYNYPTGALEQYLKLWGVK, from the coding sequence ATGGACAAAGAACTGAAACGCGCAGCTGGCTTCCCAGTCAATACCCGGGTGGGAAGCAGCCCCTTCCGCAAGCTCACGTTGGGCATTGCGGTTGCCGCCTCGGCACTGCTTATGGCTGGATGTGCAACGGCTGGCGGTGCCCCAGACGCAAAGGGTGCCACCACCGCAGACCTGGCCGCAGCCAAGACGATCGCCGACGCACACGTGGCAGCGCCCACGACCCTGAACCAGAGCATTCCGCTCAAAGGGACTTTGCCTGCACACGGGAAGATCATCTACCTGAACAGCGGCCTTCCGGCGACGACGCTTATGGTTGATGCCGCACACAAGGCCATCGATGCCATCGGCTGGACCTTCGAAGAGCTCGCCTACCAGGGCTCGAACCCCGCTACCCTACGCTCCGCGTTGCTGACCGCCCTCGCGAAGGGCCCCAAGGCCGTCCTGATAAGCGGCGATCCCGTCTCCGCGTACGGTGAAGACGTCATTCAGCAGTACAAGGACGCCGGCATCCCCCTCATCGTCGGTTCAGTGTGCCCGCTCCAGCCCCTTGGCAGCATCGTTCAAGGCGCGGTCGGCTGTGACGCAGAAGCAGCCGCCGGGAAGACGCTGGCCGACTGGTTCATCGCTGACTCCAAGGGCGTGGGCCAGGTGCTGTTCGAGAACATCCCAGCCATCCCCTCCCTTGAGGCTTTCGTGAAGGCCTTCAAGCAGGAGGTCACTGACAAGTGCGCCGCGTGCGGCGTGCAGATTCTCGAATCCACGCTGACGCAGGTCAGCCAAAACCAGGTCGTCCCGACGGTCGTGAATACCCTTCGGTCAAAGCCCGACATCAACTACGTCTTCTTCGACAACGCACAGTTCTCCAAGGGGATCACAGCCGCGCTCAAGGCGGCCGGCCTGAACGGACAGGTCAAGATCGGGGGCCGTTCAATGGATCAGGGCGCCCAGGGCGGACTCATGGACGGTTCCCAGGTCGCCTGGACCGCCTTTTCCTACCCTGTTGCGGGCTACTCCCAGGTTGATGCCGCCCTGCGCGCCATCACCCACAGCGACGGTCTCGACAAGGTCTCCGTCCTGCCCTTCCAGCTGGTCACCCAGGAAAGCGTCAAAGGCACCAGCGTTCCCTACAACTACCCGACGGGCGCCCTGGAGCAATACCTGAAACTGTGGGGCGTCAAGTAG
- a CDS encoding SDR family NAD(P)-dependent oxidoreductase: MTENFQSRVAVVTGAGRGLGEAVVDRLVGAGARVVVVDREGDDAAAVAGRYGSRAISVQADVSTEAGVERYIAAGLDAFDRIDMHHLNVGIVGSPARLVDLSLDDFRRVMEVNVVSTFLGIRAALRQFESQGGGGTVLATCSISGTHGSHDIIPYQASKGAVLSLLRGSAMYGAPIGVGVNGIAPGLIATQQAFDGVVIDAVQENLLRRGGTVPLRRAGHPGEIADAAAFLLSDRSSYITGQLLYVDGGASQVCSVRGTGGAGAWDTAPIDDYVCGR, translated from the coding sequence GTGACGGAGAACTTCCAAAGCCGTGTGGCGGTGGTCACCGGTGCCGGCCGCGGACTCGGTGAAGCCGTGGTCGACCGCTTGGTCGGAGCGGGTGCGCGGGTCGTCGTCGTGGACCGTGAAGGAGACGACGCCGCCGCGGTCGCGGGGCGCTATGGCAGCCGGGCAATCAGCGTGCAAGCGGATGTCTCCACAGAGGCGGGCGTCGAGCGCTACATCGCAGCGGGCCTGGATGCCTTCGACCGCATCGACATGCATCACCTGAATGTGGGCATCGTCGGCAGTCCGGCGCGCCTTGTCGATCTCAGCCTGGACGACTTCCGTCGCGTGATGGAGGTGAATGTCGTCAGCACCTTCCTCGGTATTCGCGCCGCGCTTCGCCAGTTCGAGTCGCAGGGCGGCGGCGGAACGGTCCTCGCTACCTGTTCCATTAGCGGGACACACGGTAGTCACGACATCATCCCTTACCAGGCGTCCAAGGGAGCCGTTCTGTCTCTGCTGCGCGGTTCGGCGATGTACGGTGCGCCGATCGGCGTGGGTGTCAACGGGATTGCCCCTGGGCTCATCGCCACACAGCAGGCTTTTGACGGCGTCGTCATCGATGCCGTCCAAGAGAATCTGCTCCGCCGTGGTGGCACCGTGCCACTGCGCCGCGCGGGCCACCCCGGCGAAATCGCAGACGCCGCAGCATTCCTGCTCTCCGACCGGTCCAGCTATATCACGGGACAGCTCCTTTACGTCGACGGCGGTGCGTCCCAGGTCTGCAGCGTCCGGGGGACCGGCGGAGCGGGAGCGTGGGATACCGCGCCGATTGATGACTACGTTTGCGGTCGCTGA
- a CDS encoding sugar ABC transporter ATP-binding protein, giving the protein MTAPTAVMPPAISIARVSKTFGPRTVLHPLELNLVPGEIHALLGQNGSGKSTLIKVLGGYHAPDPGRGEVLIAGKPLDFGSTKSAHELGLRIVHQDLGLVAESTVLDNLAIGAGFPTRFGTIRRAQSRREAIEALAAVGLDISPAKRVAELSAAQRTGVAVARALSRHGGKVTVLILDEPTATLPAREVAHLHEMVKKAASQGVAILYVTHHLDEVFRLADRVSVLRDGHVVFTRDVAEAPREDIIHALVGGTVEPVRRESIDVPSGGGQPVLKVSGLRGDALEGVDFEVRPGEIVGVYGLTGSGRESLLGTIFGAREREGGDVRVDGVLLAARPSSAIKKGVAYLAPDRKRGGGLMEMTACENLTLPAMKKFFRGGHLRIKAELAESSQWMDRLAVRPAGAVKAPLASFSGGNQQKILIGKWMRISPRVMLLDEPTQGVDVGAKAQLHRHIIDASDAGAAVVISSTDAEEIATVCDRVLIIRSGVITEQLTGSDISVAELDRRVLRSNESKVETS; this is encoded by the coding sequence ATGACAGCGCCAACAGCGGTGATGCCTCCTGCGATCTCGATCGCGCGTGTGTCGAAGACTTTCGGACCAAGGACGGTGCTCCACCCGCTCGAACTGAACCTGGTCCCCGGAGAGATCCACGCGCTGCTGGGTCAGAACGGTTCGGGCAAATCGACGCTCATCAAGGTCCTCGGTGGCTATCACGCCCCGGACCCGGGTCGCGGGGAGGTCTTGATCGCCGGAAAGCCCCTGGACTTTGGTTCCACGAAGAGCGCGCATGAACTCGGGCTCCGAATCGTCCACCAGGACCTCGGGCTCGTCGCTGAAAGCACTGTGCTTGACAACCTGGCCATCGGGGCGGGCTTTCCGACGAGGTTCGGCACGATTCGTCGTGCGCAGTCGCGTCGGGAAGCGATTGAGGCCCTCGCAGCGGTCGGGCTGGACATCAGCCCGGCCAAGCGGGTCGCAGAGCTCTCTGCCGCTCAGCGAACGGGCGTCGCCGTCGCTCGCGCCCTGAGCCGGCACGGCGGTAAGGTGACTGTCCTCATTCTCGACGAACCCACGGCCACGCTTCCGGCACGAGAGGTGGCCCACCTTCATGAGATGGTCAAGAAGGCGGCCTCGCAAGGTGTGGCCATACTCTATGTGACCCACCACCTTGACGAGGTCTTCCGCCTCGCCGATCGGGTGAGCGTGCTGCGCGACGGTCATGTGGTGTTCACCAGGGACGTGGCGGAAGCCCCGCGTGAGGACATCATCCACGCACTCGTCGGTGGAACTGTCGAGCCCGTACGGCGCGAGAGCATCGACGTTCCTTCGGGAGGCGGCCAGCCTGTTCTGAAGGTATCGGGGCTACGCGGGGATGCACTCGAAGGGGTGGATTTCGAGGTGCGGCCGGGCGAGATCGTCGGCGTTTACGGCTTGACCGGTTCGGGCAGGGAATCGCTTCTTGGCACCATCTTCGGGGCGAGGGAACGCGAGGGCGGTGACGTTCGCGTCGATGGGGTCCTGCTTGCCGCCCGGCCCTCGTCGGCGATCAAGAAAGGAGTTGCCTATCTCGCTCCCGATCGCAAGCGCGGTGGCGGCCTGATGGAAATGACGGCGTGCGAGAACCTCACCCTGCCGGCCATGAAGAAGTTTTTCCGGGGCGGTCATCTGCGGATCAAGGCCGAACTCGCCGAATCCAGTCAGTGGATGGACCGGCTCGCGGTCCGGCCGGCGGGAGCCGTGAAGGCTCCGCTGGCAAGCTTCAGCGGTGGTAACCAGCAGAAGATCCTGATCGGCAAGTGGATGCGCATCTCACCGCGCGTCATGCTCCTGGACGAACCGACGCAGGGAGTGGATGTGGGCGCGAAGGCTCAACTGCACCGTCACATCATCGATGCCAGCGATGCCGGCGCCGCCGTTGTCATCAGTTCCACGGACGCAGAAGAGATTGCCACCGTGTGCGATCGCGTCCTCATTATCCGGTCAGGGGTGATCACCGAACAGCTCACCGGAAGTGACATTTCGGTGGCCGAACTCGATCGCAGAGTTCTCCGTTCCAATGAATCAAAGGTTGAAACCTCATGA
- a CDS encoding HpcH/HpaI aldolase/citrate lyase family protein gives MSTTSTDLTARTPRQEYASMISLIEVPVLNEKYWSKVPEVAADGIMLDLEDSATPENKERVRERVIEVLADIDYFGGRRIIVRSNNIGSPWGRADLEALAAVDADIVISYPKVETVEELDEVVAIMRGAGRVHPLHVMIETARALIELDRIAAHPAVVGLHFGYVDLAADIGSRPFDADGMLSSLTSGYARAKIATAAAAYGLWATGGSLIPEYKDLEKVRAFIQTWSDLGFTACIAVSPAHLPIINEVMRPSAAEVDRARQVCDVYEETVARGEPAAVLNGRVITLPDYRVARLVLERA, from the coding sequence ATGAGTACAACCTCCACAGACCTGACCGCACGCACACCGCGCCAGGAATATGCCAGCATGATCAGCCTCATCGAGGTCCCAGTGCTCAACGAGAAGTATTGGTCCAAGGTTCCGGAGGTCGCGGCCGACGGAATCATGCTCGACCTCGAAGACTCTGCTACCCCCGAAAACAAGGAGCGGGTACGCGAACGGGTCATCGAAGTGCTCGCAGACATCGACTACTTCGGCGGGCGCCGCATCATAGTCCGCAGCAACAACATCGGCTCGCCCTGGGGGCGGGCCGACCTGGAGGCACTCGCCGCCGTCGACGCGGATATCGTCATCTCCTACCCGAAGGTCGAAACGGTCGAGGAGCTCGACGAGGTCGTTGCGATCATGCGTGGCGCAGGCAGGGTTCACCCGCTTCATGTGATGATCGAAACCGCCCGCGCGCTTATTGAGCTCGACCGCATCGCGGCGCACCCGGCCGTCGTCGGCCTGCACTTCGGATACGTCGACCTCGCCGCCGACATCGGCTCACGGCCCTTCGATGCCGACGGCATGCTCTCGTCGCTGACCAGCGGGTATGCACGCGCGAAGATCGCCACCGCAGCTGCCGCCTACGGGCTGTGGGCAACCGGAGGCTCGCTGATCCCCGAGTACAAGGACCTCGAGAAGGTCCGCGCATTTATCCAGACGTGGTCCGATCTCGGCTTCACCGCCTGCATTGCGGTCTCGCCCGCCCACCTGCCCATCATCAATGAAGTCATGCGCCCCTCGGCCGCCGAGGTGGATCGGGCGCGCCAGGTGTGCGACGTGTACGAAGAGACCGTGGCAAGGGGTGAGCCGGCTGCTGTGCTCAACGGCCGGGTCATCACGTTGCCCGATTACAGGGTGGCCAGGCTCGTCCTCGAACGCGCATAA